Proteins encoded by one window of Rhodamnia argentea isolate NSW1041297 chromosome 6, ASM2092103v1, whole genome shotgun sequence:
- the LOC115748435 gene encoding ycf20-like protein isoform X2 → MPIWSNGNAIESAAAGKRSPRKFLHGPRSLCGFKLKNGILHQQSSFLSAKVCIILLEQMRRHGWKIAFALNTGGIPGNGEQDGLNGDDADLSRTRLGRIVSAGGRQLLQKLNSARRNFPMKIFLLLLGFYTANALATILGQTGDWDVLVAGVVVAAIEGIGMLMYRKPPSLSSRRLQSFVTMMNYWKSGICLGLFVDAFKLGS, encoded by the exons ATGCCAATCTGGAGCAATGGCAATGCAATTGAGTCTGCCGCTGCGGGAAAACGAAGCCCTCGAAAGTTCCTGCATGGTCCTCGCTCCCTGTGTGGTTTCAAACTCAAAAATGGAATCCTGCATCAACAATCGAGTTTTCTTTCGGCTAAAGTCTGCATCATTTTGTTGGAACAG ATGAGAAGACATGGCTGGAAAATAGCCTTTGCCCTGAATACAGGTGGTATTCCTGGTAATGGCGAGCAAGATGGCCTCAATGGTGATGATGCAGATCTCAGTCGTACTCGATTGGGCAGGATAGTGAGCGCTGGGGGCAGACAACTTCTGCAAAAGCTGAACTCGGCTAGAAGGAATTTTCCCATGAAgatatttcttcttctattgGGTTTCTATACGGCAAATGCATTGGCGACAATTCTTGGTCAGACAGGTGACTGGGACGTGCTTGTTGCTGGTGTCGTGGTTGCAGCGATTGAGGGGATTGGTATGCTTATGTATCGAAAACCCCCTTCTCTTTCTAGCAGAAGACTTCAGTCCTTTGTCACAATGATGAACTACTGGAAATCCGGCATTTGTTTAGGCCTCTTTGTGGACGCTTTCAAATTAGGTAGCTAG
- the LOC115748435 gene encoding ycf20-like protein isoform X1, whose product MACQSGAMAMQLSLPLRENEALESSCMVLAPCVVSNSKMESCINNRVFFRLKSASFCWNSSQMRRHGWKIAFALNTGGIPGNGEQDGLNGDDADLSRTRLGRIVSAGGRQLLQKLNSARRNFPMKIFLLLLGFYTANALATILGQTGDWDVLVAGVVVAAIEGIGMLMYRKPPSLSSRRLQSFVTMMNYWKSGICLGLFVDAFKLGS is encoded by the exons ATGGCATGCCAATCTGGAGCAATGGCAATGCAATTGAGTCTGCCGCTGCGGGAAAACGAAGCCCTCGAAAGTTCCTGCATGGTCCTCGCTCCCTGTGTGGTTTCAAACTCAAAAATGGAATCCTGCATCAACAATCGAGTTTTCTTTCGGCTAAAGTCTGCATCATTTTGTTGGAACAG TTCTCAGATGAGAAGACATGGCTGGAAAATAGCCTTTGCCCTGAATACAGGTGGTATTCCTGGTAATGGCGAGCAAGATGGCCTCAATGGTGATGATGCAGATCTCAGTCGTACTCGATTGGGCAGGATAGTGAGCGCTGGGGGCAGACAACTTCTGCAAAAGCTGAACTCGGCTAGAAGGAATTTTCCCATGAAgatatttcttcttctattgGGTTTCTATACGGCAAATGCATTGGCGACAATTCTTGGTCAGACAGGTGACTGGGACGTGCTTGTTGCTGGTGTCGTGGTTGCAGCGATTGAGGGGATTGGTATGCTTATGTATCGAAAACCCCCTTCTCTTTCTAGCAGAAGACTTCAGTCCTTTGTCACAATGATGAACTACTGGAAATCCGGCATTTGTTTAGGCCTCTTTGTGGACGCTTTCAAATTAGGTAGCTAG